In Arctopsyche grandis isolate Sample6627 chromosome 13, ASM5162203v2, whole genome shotgun sequence, one DNA window encodes the following:
- the Pkc98E gene encoding protein kinase C isoform X2 — protein sequence MFFAPTSMNYLKRENIYSKQPKNKYLTLHNEVDLEPAGRLHVRIDLKWNSQAENSQSSGVSSTCGSGGGGTGSGGGGTTTSTSGGGGREFKERAGFNRRRGAMRRRVHQVNGHKFMATFLRQPTFCSHCREFIWGLGKQGYQCQVCTCVVHKRCHASVVTKCPGMKDETSQTSTSGQRFSVNIPHRFVVHSYKRFTFCDHCGSLLYGLIKQGLQCEVCSINVHKRCQKNVANNCGINTKQMAEVLSAMGISPDKQTPRRSKYLNQGAGGDGDGATSAEQDSSKDGDKRDDKGSSECALERSDSGKANKVGLDDFHFIKVLGKGSFGKVMLAEKKNTDEVYAVKVLKKDVIIQDDDVDCTMTEKRILALAARHPFLTALHSCFQTRDRLFFVMEYVNGGDLMFQIQRARKFDEPRARFYAAEVTLALQFLHKHGVIYRDLKLDNILLDNEGHCKLADFGMCKEGIKDGITTTTFCGTPDYIAPEILQELEYGPSVDWWALGVLMYEMMAGQPPFEADNEDDLFESILHDDVLYPVWLSKEAVSILKGFMTKNPARRLGCTGSNQSGSSPSGEAAIKAHAFFKDMEWEALEQRRVRPPFKPKIKNKKDALNFDAEFTKEDPVLTPVSADVLRCINQDEFKGFSFVNKDFCPPRSTPDKTPQG from the exons ATGTTTTTCGCTCCTACTTCCATGAATTATTTGAAACGCGAAAACATCTATAGCAAACAGCCCAAGAACAAATATTTAACCTTACACAACGAA GTGGACTTGGAGCCTGCAGGTAGACTGCACGTCCGCATAGATTTAAAATGGAACTCACAAG CGGAGAACTCACAGTCGTCGGGAGTCAGCTCGACATGTGGTTCAGGCGGGGGAGGGACGGGAAGCGGTGGAGGTGGAACCACGACAAGCACCAGTGGAGGAGGAGGCAGGGAGTTCAAGGAGCGGGCGGGATTCAACCGCCGTCGGGGCGCTATGAGACGACGCGTCCACCAAGTCAACGGTCACAAGTTCATGGCCACCTTCCTACGTCAGCCCACCTTCTGTTCGCACTGTCGAGAATTCATTTG GGGTTTGGGCAAACAAGGTTATCAGTGCCAAG TGTGTACATGTGTCGTCCACAAAAGATGTCACGCCTCCGTGGTTACCAAGTGTCCTGGAATGAAAGATGAG ACGTCGCAAACATCCACCAGCGGGCAACGGTTCAGCGTCAATATACCTCATCGGTTCGTGGTGCACTCTTACAAACGCTTCACGTTCTGCGATCACTGTGGCAGTTTGCTCTACGGACTCATAAAACAGGGATTACAATGCGAAG TGTGCAGCATAAACGTTCACAAAAGATGCCAAAAGAATGTCGCCAACAATTGCGGTATCAACACCAAACAGATGGCGGAGGTTCTGAGCGCGATGGGAATCTCTCCGGATAAACAGACGCCTCGGCGATCGAAG TATCTGAATCAGGGTGCTGGCGGCGACGGTGATGGTGCCACTTCTGCAGAACAAGATTCCTCTAAAGACGGCGATAAAAGAGATGATAAAG gatCGTCTGAATGTGCTTTGGAACGTAGTGATTCAGGAAAAGCTAATAAAGTAGGATTGGACGATTTTCACTTCATCAAAGTGCTAGGCAAAGGTTCATTCGGAAAGGTCATGCTTGCCGAAAAGAAAAATACAGACGAA GTTTACGCGGTGAAAGTATTAAAAAAGGATGTAATTATTCAAGATGACGACGTAGACTGTACGATGACGGAAAAACGAATTTTAGCATTAGCAGCGCGTCATCCATTTCTGACTGCTTTGCACTCGTGCTTTCAAACTCGAGATaggttattttttgtaatgGAGTACGTCAACGGCGGCGATCTAATGTTTCAAATACAGCGCGCTAGAAAATTCGACGAACCTAGAGCTAG ATTTTATGCAGCGGAGGTGACATTAGCTTTGCAATTTTTACATAAACACGGTGTAATCTATCGAGATCTAAAACTCGACAACATACTCTTAGATAACGAAGGTCATTGTAAATTAGCCGACTTTGGTATGTGTAAAGAAGGAATAAAAG ACGGAATTACAACTACGACATTTTGTGGAACACCGGATTATATAGCGCCTGAG ATATTACAAGAACTCGAATACGGTCCGTCGGTCGATTGGTGGGCGCTCGGCGTGCTGATGTATGAAATGATGGCCGGCCAGCCTCCGTTCGAGGCCGACAATGAAGACGATCTCTTCGAATCTATTTTACACGACGATGTACTCTATCCCGTGTGGTTGTCTAAAGAGGCCGTATCTATACTCAAAGGTTTCATGACCAAAAATCCTGCCAGACGTCTCGGCTGTACCGGGAGCAATCAAAGCGGAAGCTCGCCTTCCGGAGAGGCTGCAATCAAAGCGCACGCATTCTTCAAAGACATGGAATGGGAAGCGCTGGAACAACGCCGCGTACGGCCTCCTTTTAAACCAAAAATT aAAAATAAGAAAGACGCTTTGAACTTTGATGCGGAATTCACGAAAGAAGACCCAGTACTAACTCCTGTATCGGCTGACGTTCTTCGATGCATAAACCAG gatgAATTCAAAGGGTTCTCGTTTGTAAACAAAGACTTCTGTCCACCTCGAAGTACGCCCGATAAGACCCCTCAGGGTTAG
- the Pkc98E gene encoding protein kinase C isoform X1, translated as MFSGTVRVHLREATGLRPTDFQKRHNMNFGGKPDDQPIDPYVSIDADEHHLDRSTTKPKTSDPVWNEYFIHDVHNVASLGLTVFHDAAIPPDDFVANCYIPFEDLMHRDKEAGDFWVDLEPAGRLHVRIDLKWNSQAENSQSSGVSSTCGSGGGGTGSGGGGTTTSTSGGGGREFKERAGFNRRRGAMRRRVHQVNGHKFMATFLRQPTFCSHCREFIWGLGKQGYQCQVCTCVVHKRCHASVVTKCPGMKDETSQTSTSGQRFSVNIPHRFVVHSYKRFTFCDHCGSLLYGLIKQGLQCEVCSINVHKRCQKNVANNCGINTKQMAEVLSAMGISPDKQTPRRSKYLNQGAGGDGDGATSAEQDSSKDGDKRDDKGSSECALERSDSGKANKVGLDDFHFIKVLGKGSFGKVMLAEKKNTDEVYAVKVLKKDVIIQDDDVDCTMTEKRILALAARHPFLTALHSCFQTRDRLFFVMEYVNGGDLMFQIQRARKFDEPRARFYAAEVTLALQFLHKHGVIYRDLKLDNILLDNEGHCKLADFGMCKEGIKDGITTTTFCGTPDYIAPEILQELEYGPSVDWWALGVLMYEMMAGQPPFEADNEDDLFESILHDDVLYPVWLSKEAVSILKGFMTKNPARRLGCTGSNQSGSSPSGEAAIKAHAFFKDMEWEALEQRRVRPPFKPKIKNKKDALNFDAEFTKEDPVLTPVSADVLRCINQDEFKGFSFVNKDFCPPRSTPDKTPQG; from the exons ATGTTCAGCGGCACGGTGCGGGTGCACCTGCGCGAGGCCACCGGACTTCGCCCCACCGACTTCCAGAAGCGCCACAACATGAACTTCGGGGGGAAACCAG ACGATCAACCGATCGATCCGTACGTTTCCATCGACGCCGACGAGCATCACCTGGATAGATCGACGACCAAGCCCAAGACCTCCGATCCGGTATGGAACGAATACTTCATCCACGACGTGCACAACGTCGCcag TTTGGGCCTCACGGTGTTTCACGACGCGGCCATACCCCCGGACGACTTTGTCGCCAACTGCTACATACCGTTCGAGGATCTCATGCACAGAGACAAGGAGGCCGGTGATTTTTGG GTGGACTTGGAGCCTGCAGGTAGACTGCACGTCCGCATAGATTTAAAATGGAACTCACAAG CGGAGAACTCACAGTCGTCGGGAGTCAGCTCGACATGTGGTTCAGGCGGGGGAGGGACGGGAAGCGGTGGAGGTGGAACCACGACAAGCACCAGTGGAGGAGGAGGCAGGGAGTTCAAGGAGCGGGCGGGATTCAACCGCCGTCGGGGCGCTATGAGACGACGCGTCCACCAAGTCAACGGTCACAAGTTCATGGCCACCTTCCTACGTCAGCCCACCTTCTGTTCGCACTGTCGAGAATTCATTTG GGGTTTGGGCAAACAAGGTTATCAGTGCCAAG TGTGTACATGTGTCGTCCACAAAAGATGTCACGCCTCCGTGGTTACCAAGTGTCCTGGAATGAAAGATGAG ACGTCGCAAACATCCACCAGCGGGCAACGGTTCAGCGTCAATATACCTCATCGGTTCGTGGTGCACTCTTACAAACGCTTCACGTTCTGCGATCACTGTGGCAGTTTGCTCTACGGACTCATAAAACAGGGATTACAATGCGAAG TGTGCAGCATAAACGTTCACAAAAGATGCCAAAAGAATGTCGCCAACAATTGCGGTATCAACACCAAACAGATGGCGGAGGTTCTGAGCGCGATGGGAATCTCTCCGGATAAACAGACGCCTCGGCGATCGAAG TATCTGAATCAGGGTGCTGGCGGCGACGGTGATGGTGCCACTTCTGCAGAACAAGATTCCTCTAAAGACGGCGATAAAAGAGATGATAAAG gatCGTCTGAATGTGCTTTGGAACGTAGTGATTCAGGAAAAGCTAATAAAGTAGGATTGGACGATTTTCACTTCATCAAAGTGCTAGGCAAAGGTTCATTCGGAAAGGTCATGCTTGCCGAAAAGAAAAATACAGACGAA GTTTACGCGGTGAAAGTATTAAAAAAGGATGTAATTATTCAAGATGACGACGTAGACTGTACGATGACGGAAAAACGAATTTTAGCATTAGCAGCGCGTCATCCATTTCTGACTGCTTTGCACTCGTGCTTTCAAACTCGAGATaggttattttttgtaatgGAGTACGTCAACGGCGGCGATCTAATGTTTCAAATACAGCGCGCTAGAAAATTCGACGAACCTAGAGCTAG ATTTTATGCAGCGGAGGTGACATTAGCTTTGCAATTTTTACATAAACACGGTGTAATCTATCGAGATCTAAAACTCGACAACATACTCTTAGATAACGAAGGTCATTGTAAATTAGCCGACTTTGGTATGTGTAAAGAAGGAATAAAAG ACGGAATTACAACTACGACATTTTGTGGAACACCGGATTATATAGCGCCTGAG ATATTACAAGAACTCGAATACGGTCCGTCGGTCGATTGGTGGGCGCTCGGCGTGCTGATGTATGAAATGATGGCCGGCCAGCCTCCGTTCGAGGCCGACAATGAAGACGATCTCTTCGAATCTATTTTACACGACGATGTACTCTATCCCGTGTGGTTGTCTAAAGAGGCCGTATCTATACTCAAAGGTTTCATGACCAAAAATCCTGCCAGACGTCTCGGCTGTACCGGGAGCAATCAAAGCGGAAGCTCGCCTTCCGGAGAGGCTGCAATCAAAGCGCACGCATTCTTCAAAGACATGGAATGGGAAGCGCTGGAACAACGCCGCGTACGGCCTCCTTTTAAACCAAAAATT aAAAATAAGAAAGACGCTTTGAACTTTGATGCGGAATTCACGAAAGAAGACCCAGTACTAACTCCTGTATCGGCTGACGTTCTTCGATGCATAAACCAG gatgAATTCAAAGGGTTCTCGTTTGTAAACAAAGACTTCTGTCCACCTCGAAGTACGCCCGATAAGACCCCTCAGGGTTAG
- the Arl2 gene encoding ADP ribosylation factor-like 2 isoform X2: MSWKHISEHVTIQRVNRLGVLRDLPFIRRYVGDIMSPHITNAVRRARAVASKLYPLCKPNSKLSLKNKCLLYKSIIRPQITYASPVWAHTTISNRSILRLQTVQNKFLRAAGNYDWYTRNTIIHNDLNIDYHDKHVHKLAVNYFKSLGKVDNPLINSLSKTKLIINQRPIDILKMGIGLKSASI, encoded by the coding sequence atgtcgtggaaacacatatccgaacacgtgactatacaacgggtaaacagattaggcgtcctgagagatctaccctttataaggcggtacgtaggcgatatcatgtcaccCCACATTACTAACGCGGTGCGTAGagctagggcagttgcgtcaaaactttacccactatgcaaaccaaacagcaaactctcgcttaaaaacaagtgcttgctgtataaatccatcatccgcccacaaatcacgtacgcgagccccgtgtgggctcacactaccatctccaacagatccatactcagactacagacagtacaaaacaaattcttgcgtgccgcgggcaactacgactggtacacaagaaacactataattcacaacgacctaaacattgactaccatgacaaacacgtacacaaacttgccgtaaactacttcaagtctctcggcaaggTAGACAATCCCTTAATAAATTCCCTCAGCAAGACTAAACTAATAATTAACcaaaggcccatcgacattctgaagatgggtataggcttAAAATCAGCATCCATTTAA